The DNA segment ATGAGAGGAAGGCTTGGAGCAATGGAGAAGGTACCTCTACTTGTTTATGTGTCTCTACCTTGCTCTGTTCCTACAAGAAATGGATTAGTATTTCTTTTGTCTTTTCTTGATATTGGGAAACCGAATGGGTCATGGGTCATTTTATCCAACCAAATTTGTTActataaaaataattactttgaATTAAATGGATTATTAATTCTTCTCTTTTGTTAAAATTAACACCTTAGTGCAGGATATCTGATCCTTCGGTTTATGCTGGTCTTCACAGACATCCAATAGCATTTTTTCTCTCCTTGTTTTAGGATGTATGATTTTTAAATTTCACGTTGCTAATCATGCTTACTACTATTATATTACACATTGATACATTAACTTGCATCCATTTGGCATCTTTCTGGCAGGCACAAAAGTTGTTCGCAGGTCTAAGTTTTCGTCTAAGTGAGCACTTCACTCTCTCATGCAGGCAGTCCCTAAAAGAACTTGTTGTCACTGCTGGTGGAGTTGTATTAGAGGATGATATCTTAATTCCACAGGACCCTTTTGCCATAGGATTTCCAGCTCTCTGTTTTATTTACAATGAAGAACCTCCACAAGAATATGATCGAAGAGGTCTTGCAAAGGTTAAAGATGAGAGATGTGAAGAGGCTATTGACTTTTTTAAGAAGACTGGTGCTCAAGTTAGAGGCCACACCAGGGTTTTGGATGCTATTGCTGCTTTGGATATCCGATATTTGCTTATGGAAAGTGCGCCTAAGGTAAAAATGTTGATGCTTTTGTTTTGTTGGCTGAGCTTGAACTTTATGATTCTTCTCAGCATGTACTATGTCATTTTTGTTGCACTTGTAGACAGTTGGAAGCGCCATCTGTATATAATGCTACATTTGGCTTGGTGATATTTAAAACTCAAACTCTTCATTATGAACTGCTATTATGCATGAAGTAGGCATTCGGTTGATACAATATCAACTTCATCGTAAATTTATTAATGTGCTTGTTATTATGTAGTGGCTTTTTAGAAATGATGCCAATATCATTTCATTTATTAAAAATTCCAGACTTTTGGTTTTATCTTACCTTGGCAAAAAACTTGCACATTTGATATCTTCTAGCAGCCAGTCATGTcattttgatattatatatacTTGTTAGCTGCTATTCCTATTGATCAATCTAAAGTAGGATACTAGTTTCTGTTGTTTAAATTGAGTTTTCACAGTGGTTTAGAGGTAATGAGATAAATTCCATTAGCCCATGAAATCTTACGAGGTAGTAAACTTTGATAGACCAAATAATTACAAGTTCCTTTTAGTGGCTGAAAAATAGTGGTTTTGTTGCGCTCTTTGGGTGTTTATTCAGAGATTTTATTTGAGTATGACAGGAAGCATGTCTTTTTTGTTTGAACCCCCAATGATAACTTCTGATTTAGGATTCTATAGTTGAATTAggattttattttgttatttttgggAGCATGTGGGCAGAAATCCACCAACTTCATTTCACAAGATATTTCAAATATCTTGCGAAAaaatgaaagagaaaagaaaattcttGGGGTTAAAAATTGAAGAACAACTCCAAGTGGAAAGACACATTACTTCTACACTCTAAAACCCAAAAGTGAGATGAGAGGCATGCTGAAGATTCTTtacttgagaatttgatcttttcTTGGTTGAGTGCCTCGTAGAAGAAAGGAACGCCAATATTTCCAGCCAAGGGGATTCCGAAAGCACTTTACTATGTGCAGCCAAGGGGATCATACACAGTTTTCCTACCTGAAAGCTGTGTATGATCATTTCACAATGGGAAGAAAGGAGGGGCTTTGCTTGTCACCTTAGGAGGCATAACCCCTTGGACTGTTACTAGTAAATGATAGTAACCACAAGACTTTATTCTCATGAAGATCCAAGATTCAAACAAAGTGGAAACCATGGACAAGATCAAGGCAGCTTTAACAGCAAACTCTTGGCATAAGAAAGGAAGATGGACTCTTAACATAATTTATTGTCGAGACACCACCAATAACCTAGCCACCATCATCGACATCATTTTCACCATGTTGTGCTCATGTAGCAGAGTTGCAATGCTTGGTGCAGAAGCATCGGCGACGGAGGCCCCTGCAATGGCCTCCATGGAAGCCTTCTGTCTTGCAGACATTTGCACAGTTGCTGGCCCGAAAGCAGAGCCCCTTGAACTTGTGGCTCGCCGACTCGCACTTCCTCGCTTCCACTGATGTCATCCCCATGTCTTCCACAGTGAGAATAAAAGCATTATTAGTATATGAACACTCACACAACAGTTTACTAGAAGCAAGAAGACTCCTTGATGCAACAGAACCTTGACTTTTATGGAAAATATATTAAGAAATAAGAGAGTTACATGGGCCTGCTTGATACTTGCATGTCTTATTGCTTAGAATCCTTGTTTCTATTAGTTTCAGACTGCTAACATGCTATGTGTTTTACTGTTCTAGTTGGATCCTGATAACACCTAACTGCAACATGTATGGGGAGAAGAAAGCAGAACAGGAGAGCACCAGAGGAGATCAGTAGCAGGAAGAGCAGAACGATGGCTGGAAGCATTCTCCGAGAATCCTCCATAGCcgaagagagagtgagagagagcagGGGAAGTTAGATGCATATGAAGGAAATGCTTCTGCATTATATAGAAGTTCTCCAGGGTCCTGTAAGCATTTTACAGATTGTCATAGCTGGTATTTTAATAGGATTTTATGAAAAGTGACCTACTTAAAACAACCCCACTAGATTTTCTGTGCTGCTTACGAGTTCATGCAGTCATGATGCATCTTCTTTTTTTCAAAGAAAGGATTCTTTCTGTTCTCACTGGTTTCACGAATTAGTACTGCCGACAAAATTTAAAAAGTCATTGATAAGGCTGGATTCTTTTCATGTCTAGATCATCAAAGAAGCAAGATATAGTGAGGTGAAGAAAGTTCAGAGCATCTGAAAACATTTCTGGTGTTTTCTCATCAAGATTGTGTTGACTTTGTGGATTCTAGTGTGATAAAAATGTGCACGAGTGAAGTAAATGCTTAGCGATATGATACTTAATATggtttcatatttttcttcaagTGAAATATTGCTTCATATTATCATTGACTCATGGTAAGGATTCAATTTTAAAGCTATCTAGGTTTCCAAGGTCTTTATGATGGAGTCAGATATCCATAAGGAAGGTTGTCATGAACATGGGGTTGTTATGAAATAAAACTGTGATCTTACAAAGCTTTCTAGCATACCTTTAGACATGCTTAGTTTCTACAGGCTTGCCGTCATACCAAAGTAATTCTTATTTGTGAGAGCACAATGAAAAAAGAAGCCAGATGAGTCTAGAAAATGAATAAAGTGATGAAAGATGGCACACACTAGTGCTTCAACTATTGGCTTTTGTAATCTCTTGATCTTCTGTGCTTGAATCCAGCCAGCTCCTGCCGGAAAACTCCTAGACATGCTTACTCACACCTGAAGTGGGGGGTTGGCAAAAAAGCAACAGGCATAAAGATGGCAGCAGGATCAGCAGCTTTTGTGAGCAATCTCAGTATCCACCAGTGTTGCACATCCAGTTGGTTTTAGATCATATGCAGCTTTCCAAAGCATGGCTTTAACCATCAATGTTTCACATTCAAATTGGTGTAATGCCAGCTGAGATGTCGATGCCTGTTTTCTTCAAGATCAGCAAGCTGGAGTGATGGCATTGCAAAGGAGAAGGCTTATTATTATTCAATGGTGaagttgtattctgctttccctcTTTTATTATCTGACAACCTGGTCATGTTGAACTATCAAAACTAAATATTATTTAACATCTTTTTGTACTAAATTTGATTGGTGGTGCATTTATATATTACTTGTGGGAAATCTTGCTTGTTCAAGTGGCTGAGGGAGAACACAAGCCCAGAGATGGTCATCATGTTTGTTTTCTGATTGCTAACCTAGGATCACATTGCTTTGGATTGGCTACTTGCAGCATGCAGCTTCTTTGTGAACTTTTAGGTGGGATAACAACAGCCATCATATGTTGATAAGTCTGCATATTTGTGAACTTATATATATTAGTTTTAAGATAGCAAGTCCATTGCAGGCTTCTTCCAGTGATGCCAAATGTCAAATTGGGTGTTTTTTCAACGTCATAGACATAGTTAGCACGTTCATCATAGTTAGCAACTCCTTATGGAGGTCATGAAcaatatcatcatcattattattattaatgtttaTATGGCTACTATCATCAATAAGATAATCTTTAGGGTTGTCATCTGTGAATTTGTTCGGAAATATCTTATTTGACTAAATAAGATCGTCCAGTCTCTATTGAACCTATcactacttatatatatatactctataCAGTGATTAACATCATGGAAAATGTTGATGAATTAGAAAGAAACTTTGACTACAGCTTGAACATATCCCATATCGGACGGTCGTTCGAGCGCACTTGTTCGGGGAATCTTAATGCAGTGATAAAAATAACTGCCTTCCTTCTCCATCTTAAATAGACAAATCTCGAATGTTAATGCAGTGATCAAAATAACTGCCTTCCCTCTCATCTTAAACAGACATCTCTTCTCTTCCCTTCGTTTCCTCCTCTCATCCTTTCCCCTATTTCTATTGCTTGTTCTTAGGGTTTCTGCTTGGATCATTAGGGTTTTCCTTAGGCTTCACCTCCTCTCGtccctcccatgtttctttttgtccttGGGGTCTCTCTAGTTCCTTCTCGATTCTTTAGGGCTTTCTCGCCCCTCGAGATTGGCTCTCCCTTTTGCACCACCCAGAAACTGGCGAGAGCTCATTGACGGTCTCCGACGCCTCAGATGTATGTTCTGTGTAATTGCGGCTCTTCGACCGCGCCACGACCTCCAAGATTGTGTCTCCGCTCTTCAGCGTTTGCCTCGACTCGTTGAGGACTCGCGTGGCTCGTGTTCTTTCTCCTTGTTCTCTCCGTAGCACCGGAATTTTCTTTAATCTTTCGCTTTTGCTCTATTGTGGTTTCAGCAGTTCACGGGGTTACTAAATGCCAAGGCGTCGAAGAAGTGCAAGAACGACCTAGAGAGCGCTTTGGAGGATCCAACTACTAAATGTAACAAGGTAAAGCGCCACAGACTCATTTTCTGAATCATGATGTCAATCGGTGATCATATAATTATTGATTATGTGGTGAGACACTtgttttatgataatgtatgtgaaGTGGTTGTTGAAATGGCTGAACCACAGAAAAACCAAGAAGATGGTACAAAACTATGTGTAATTAGCAAGTATCACGAGGCGAAAAGAAGATTTGGGAATATGCAACGATCAACGGACGGGTGGGTGGTCATTCTTGATTTGCCACTGATAGTTCTTCATTACTGCATAAAATGATAGGCTATGATCCCACTTGTATTCTTCATGTAAAACGGAAGAGGAAAGATGATTGACTAAGACTCGGCAACATGTCGTTGTCAAGTTTTGTTTGTCAATCGGTTGCCTTAACTTGCGAGTCCaagtaaaatttcatttgaactaCTCGTTACTAGCATCTTTAGACTGCttgtgcattgttcacctcacagAAATATGAACCCTCGCGATGTGATGATGAATTTCACTTTTGACATTTTGAGAATCATTGTCTTCGAAATTTTCTTTCGGGTTCTAATATTGATCACTGCAGTGGCAaatatctattctacatctaagGTGTCTAtactattatatttatatatagataaGACATTTAGCTTCTACATCTAAGGTGTCTAtactattatatttatatatagataaGACATTTAACTTAGGTTCGTCGGGAACGTAAGGAGCATCACATGtatagtaaaaataaaataaaattatttttaaaaaaaattatattgatcatCGTGTAAAGATAAAGAGTGTAAAATTTATGAAAAACGTACTTAGAAgatatggtatatttcttaatctacataacaacttcgttcaatgaaccaTTCGTcgtttttgcatgcttgtacataaACATGAcaacctgttttgccttggtcttgtgtgtttttgcttgtaaaaatgcatgttcgaataggttgcaACGTTACAGTGCGATCGCTTGCCGCGCCAAGCCGaaatgccccaaaatggctccatttTCGTGAGCCATGACTTGTTTTCTGCAAGTCGTAGCAGCACACCAAaacatcaaccatctcagcaccttggaaccccccggatggcacaaggctggatggggcttcgatatattATCGAGTAttaaaaaatcttcacaagttcacatGTTAACTTGATGGAAACTTGCCTTTGCGCTCGGCACccggtgagtagttgtttgtggacctacaactattcgttctaccttccaaagtccttgttttctcattcctctcttttctctcttgcactcaaggtgtttGCTAAATTGctcgtaaagcttccctcttcgcgagacatcGAGACTTATCCATCGCTCGTTTTCAAACTAATTAACTTTctattttacaagtccttcggggcctgtacgaggttgcaactaggctaaacctttgcggacgcatatgtcgcaagggcgccttatgacttaagcaatcccaactaagtccgaggagttggtgCAAGGGtacttcatgacttaggcaactttAGCTAAGTTTGTGACTTTGCCGTAATagtgcctcacgacttaagcaATTTGAGCTAAGTTTGTGACACCCATGTTGCTATGGAGGTGCTAGGGAtgcaaaagagctcgagaattttttgTTTGACATGAAATAGTACTTTCGAGCTAtaaggcctgattctgaagatactaaaGTTTCAATAACAACCATATATCTGAACGGGGATGTAAAACTTAAGTGGTGAACCCGTtggggagatccaacaaggtcagtgtcgagtggacacatgggaggacttaaagctagagttgagaactcagttcctacccgagaacacagagatcgtcgcaaggaggaagttgagacaacttcgCCAAAGTATTTACATCCAAGACTACGTGAAGTAATTTTCtatgctaatgctggacatacaagacatgtccgagaagcataaactattcagcttcctcgatggcctaaaaccatgggctcaacaagaattacatcgaaggaatgtcaccgatgtgatcggggcaattgcggccacaaaaaggctcaccgactttgttttctCGGATGACTCAgggaaaaggaaacaatcttcaagaaaTCGCCTtctaaaatattctcgagggaaggagcccgggggcaaacaaaggaagaagagttcccgcaaagggccaagctcaaaaggcaaagcCCTAAAACCTAGCGGTGCTTCTTGTGCAGAGGGTCACACATGGTGAAGGAGTGCCCACATAAataagcactcaatgctttaacagcttcaatccaccctcccaaatcagacaagggcaaggtCGTCGCCCTCAGTTCAAGTAGTTTAGAATCTAGTAGTGACAATGAGGAGTCGTAaggtccccgaatgggagcaatgtgtttgttgaatgcattgtagggtcaagtgggggagaatatgaaggcaaagccattgaaagcaaagagtagcgagctgatgtacgtggacattaagctcaatggccaaacaacctatgcaatggtggacactagtactacccacaactttattgtcgatcgagaagTAAAGCAACttaggctgatcttggagaagaacccaagtcggatgaaggcaatgaactcggaggccaagcgaatctccagattggcaaagggagtccccatcaagatctaaacatggagcgggagcacgaatatgatggcggtgccattgaacgacttccaagtgatttttggaatggagtttatgcacgcaatgaagttggtgccaatgtcgtttcTAAACTCTCTATGTATGATGGGAAGTGACGACCCTTGTGTGGTTctcatctctcggagaggaaccaagaacCCTCAacagatatcggcattacaaccgaAGAAATGGGTACAAAAAGACGAATTAACATTAATGGTTGTTGTGAAGCtaaagccactcgacgagaaggtcatTCATGAACTTGTTGTGGTGACAAAAgttctgaaggagttcacagacattatgccacctgagttgtcgaagactctaccaccacgcagaggcatggatcatcatatcgagctagagccaagagtgaagcctccaacgagACCACCCTACTGCATGTCCCCTCCAGAGctggcagagctcagaaagcagttagatgaACTACTAAGCGATGATCTCATCCATAGCtccaaagcaccattcggagctccaattctcttccaaaagaaacaagataggaGCCTCCAACTATGCGTcaattatcgagccctcaacaaagtgacggtgaagaacaagtatcccatcccactcatcgcggacttgttcaacCAATTGggtaaagccaagtatttctccaaacttgaCCTTCGGTCAGGGTACTAGCAGGTGCGCATTACTGAAGgcaacgaagcaaagactacttacgTGACCAAGTATAaagtgtttgagttcttggtgatgcctttcaacttaaccaatgctccggccacgttctgcactcttatgaaccaactattcaaagagtatttggataagtttgtggtcgtctacttggacgatatcatcgtctacaaccaaacgctcgaggagcatgtcgagcacgTTCGAACAAttttctactagtcataggtgcccagcaagccaatcacgtgagtgatggcacgtgtga comes from the Musa acuminata AAA Group cultivar baxijiao chromosome BXJ2-8, Cavendish_Baxijiao_AAA, whole genome shotgun sequence genome and includes:
- the LOC103994465 gene encoding defensin Ec-AMP-D2, translating into MEDSRRMLPAIVLLFLLLISSDMGMTSVEARKCESASHKFKGLCFRASNCANVCKTEGFHGGHCRGLRRRCFCTKHCNSAT